A window of Streptomyces sp. SAI-127 contains these coding sequences:
- a CDS encoding ParA family protein yields the protein MPAGAQSPAGFEAVGSVAVRTFAARQSPQTVRTAHQSMDGHHVNAMAGDGSGAPHNHFADYDELPEGHFYDPDAEYEPDPEYAATLAPDAARQRRERVGPTGRPLPYFPIPGPLTDHGPAKIIAMCNQKGGVGKTTSTINLGAALAEYGRRVLLVDFDPQGALSVGLGVNPMELDLTVYNLLMERGMAADEVLLKTAVPNMDLLPSNIDLSAAEVQLVSEVARESTLQRALKPLMADYDYIVIDCQPSLGLLTVNALTAAHKVIVPLECEFFALRGVALLTETIEKVQERLNPDLELDGILATMYDSRTVHSREVLARVVEAFDDHVYHTVIGRTVRFPETTVAGEPITTYASNSVGAAAYRQLAREVLARCHAE from the coding sequence ATGCCTGCCGGGGCCCAGAGCCCCGCGGGGTTCGAGGCTGTCGGCTCCGTCGCGGTGCGCACCTTCGCAGCCCGTCAGAGTCCGCAGACCGTGCGGACAGCACACCAGAGCATGGATGGCCATCACGTGAACGCCATGGCCGGCGACGGAAGTGGCGCGCCCCACAACCACTTCGCCGACTACGACGAACTGCCCGAGGGGCACTTCTACGACCCCGACGCCGAGTACGAGCCCGATCCGGAGTACGCGGCCACGCTCGCGCCCGATGCGGCCCGCCAGCGCCGTGAGCGCGTCGGCCCGACCGGGCGCCCGCTGCCGTACTTCCCGATCCCGGGCCCGCTGACCGACCACGGCCCCGCGAAGATCATCGCGATGTGCAACCAGAAGGGCGGCGTGGGCAAGACGACGTCGACCATCAACCTGGGTGCCGCGCTCGCGGAGTACGGCCGGCGCGTGCTGCTCGTGGACTTCGACCCGCAGGGCGCGCTGTCGGTGGGTCTCGGTGTCAACCCGATGGAGCTCGACCTCACGGTCTACAACCTGCTCATGGAGCGGGGCATGGCGGCCGACGAGGTCCTGCTGAAGACCGCGGTCCCCAACATGGACCTGCTGCCGAGCAATATCGACTTGTCGGCGGCGGAGGTCCAACTGGTCTCCGAGGTCGCCCGCGAGTCGACATTGCAGCGGGCCCTGAAGCCGCTCATGGCCGACTACGACTACATCGTGATCGACTGTCAGCCCTCGCTCGGCCTCCTCACGGTCAACGCCCTGACGGCCGCGCACAAGGTGATAGTGCCTCTGGAGTGCGAGTTCTTCGCCCTGCGTGGTGTCGCACTGCTGACGGAGACCATCGAGAAGGTCCAGGAGCGGCTCAACCCGGACCTGGAGCTCGACGGGATCCTCGCCACGATGTACGACTCGCGCACCGTGCACAGCCGTGAGGTGCTCGCGCGCGTCGTCGAGGCGTTCGACGATCACGTCTACCACACGGTCATCGGGCGCACGGTCCGCTTCCCGGAGACCACGGTCGCCGGTGAGCCGATCACCACCTACGCCTCCAACTCCGTCGGTGCCGCCGCCTATCGCCAGCTCGCCAGGGAGGTGCTCGCCCGGTGTCACGCCGAGTGA
- the aroH gene encoding chorismate mutase — protein MAVRAVRGAVQLEKDEAGHMDEQVGALLTAIMERNELTADDLISIWFTATPDLHSDFPAAAARKLGTGFADVPLICAQELDIEGAMPRVVRVLAHIESDRPRADIAHVYLGAAAALRKDIAQ, from the coding sequence GTGGCGGTACGAGCGGTCCGGGGCGCCGTCCAACTCGAAAAGGACGAGGCCGGCCACATGGACGAGCAGGTCGGGGCGCTGCTCACCGCCATCATGGAGCGGAACGAGCTGACCGCGGACGACCTGATCAGCATCTGGTTCACGGCCACGCCCGATCTGCACAGCGACTTTCCCGCGGCCGCGGCCCGCAAGCTGGGCACCGGCTTCGCCGATGTGCCGCTGATCTGCGCCCAGGAACTCGACATCGAGGGAGCCATGCCCCGCGTCGTCCGTGTTCTCGCGCACATAGAGTCCGACCGGCCCCGCGCCGACATCGCGCACGTCTACCTCGGCGCCGCGGCCGCCCTGCGCAAGGACATCGCCCAGTGA
- a CDS encoding lysophospholipid acyltransferase family protein: MCRHPRRGEAGREVSTDSSGRVASRKGAEVGRRIGVGLMYGLWKPRVLGAWRMPATGPAILAVNHSHNIDGPMVMGVSPRPTHFLIKKEAFIGPLDPFLTAIGQVKVDRSVADRGAITRALDVLKAGGVLGIFPEGTRGEGDFASLRAGLAYFAVRSGAPVVPVAVLGSSEKPGRLIRGLPPLRSRVDVVFGDPFEAGDGSGLRTRKALDEATERIQKQLSAHLENARRLTGR, encoded by the coding sequence GTGTGTCGTCACCCTCGTCGAGGAGAAGCGGGCCGGGAAGTGAGTACGGACTCCTCCGGCAGGGTGGCTTCGCGGAAGGGCGCCGAGGTCGGGCGGCGGATCGGCGTCGGGCTGATGTACGGGCTGTGGAAGCCGCGTGTGCTCGGCGCCTGGAGGATGCCCGCGACCGGGCCCGCGATCCTCGCCGTCAATCACTCCCACAACATCGACGGCCCGATGGTCATGGGCGTGTCACCCCGGCCGACGCACTTCCTGATCAAGAAGGAAGCGTTCATCGGCCCGCTGGATCCCTTCCTGACGGCCATCGGGCAGGTCAAGGTGGACCGCTCGGTGGCCGACCGCGGGGCGATCACCCGAGCCCTCGATGTCCTCAAGGCCGGCGGGGTGCTCGGTATCTTCCCGGAGGGCACCCGGGGCGAGGGCGATTTCGCCTCCCTGCGGGCCGGGCTCGCGTACTTCGCGGTGCGCAGCGGGGCACCGGTCGTTCCGGTCGCCGTGCTGGGAAGCTCCGAGAAGCCGGGACGGTTGATAAGGGGGCTGCCTCCGCTGCGCAGCCGGGTCGACGTCGTCTTCGGCGACCCCTTCGAGGCGGGCGACGGCAGCGGACTGCGTACGCGCAAGGCGCTCGACGAGGCGACCGAGCGCATCCAGAAGCAGCTCAGCGCCCACCTGGAAAACGCCAGGCGCCTGACCGGGCGCTAG
- a CDS encoding segregation/condensation protein A gives MTSNDVPVPGGSAGRRRVLGRGPGAEPVASSVEVESEPVEAESDLAEAESDLAEAESEPVAEAEAPAGTGERGEASDGVFKVRLANFEGPFDLLLQLISKHKLDVTEVALSKVTDEFMAYIRAMGPDWDLDETTEFLVVAATLLDLKAARLLPAAQVEDEADLALLEARDLLFARLLQYRAYKQIADIFNRRLDEEARRYPRTVGLEPHHAELLPEVVISIGAEGFAKLAVKAMQPKPKPQVYVDHIHAPLVSVQEQAGIVVARLRELGEASFRLLVEDADGTLTVVARFLALLELYREKAVALDQETALGELVVRWTGGTGEAEPVVTDEFDRPPEPPKEDKA, from the coding sequence ATGACCTCGAACGACGTTCCCGTGCCCGGCGGCTCCGCCGGCCGTCGGCGTGTGCTCGGCCGGGGGCCGGGGGCCGAGCCGGTCGCCTCATCGGTCGAGGTGGAGAGCGAGCCGGTCGAGGCGGAGAGCGACCTGGCCGAGGCGGAGAGCGACCTGGCCGAGGCCGAGAGCGAGCCGGTCGCCGAAGCAGAGGCTCCCGCCGGGACCGGCGAGCGGGGGGAAGCCTCCGACGGTGTCTTCAAGGTTCGGCTGGCCAACTTCGAGGGACCCTTCGATCTGCTGCTCCAGCTGATCTCGAAGCACAAGCTCGACGTCACCGAGGTGGCGCTCTCCAAGGTCACCGACGAGTTCATGGCGTACATCCGCGCCATGGGCCCGGACTGGGATCTCGACGAGACGACCGAGTTCCTCGTCGTCGCCGCCACTCTCCTCGACCTCAAGGCGGCTCGGCTGCTGCCGGCCGCGCAGGTGGAGGACGAGGCCGACCTGGCACTCCTCGAAGCGCGGGACCTGCTCTTCGCACGGCTGCTGCAGTACCGCGCCTACAAACAGATCGCCGACATCTTCAACCGGCGTCTCGACGAGGAGGCCCGGCGCTACCCCCGTACCGTCGGACTGGAACCGCACCACGCCGAGCTGCTGCCCGAGGTCGTCATCAGCATCGGGGCGGAGGGATTCGCGAAGCTCGCCGTGAAGGCGATGCAGCCGAAGCCCAAGCCGCAGGTGTACGTCGATCACATCCACGCGCCGCTGGTGAGCGTCCAGGAGCAGGCGGGGATCGTGGTCGCGCGGCTCCGGGAGCTCGGTGAGGCCAGCTTCCGTCTGCTGGTGGAGGATGCCGACGGCACCCTGACCGTCGTGGCGCGCTTTCTGGCGCTGCTGGAGCTGTATCGGGAGAAGGCCGTGGCGCTGGACCAGGAGACCGCGCTCGGGGAGCTGGTCGTGCGGTGGACCGGCGGTACGGGGGAGGCCGAGCCGGTGGTGACCGACGAGTTCGACCGACCGCCCGAGCCGCCCAAGGAGGACAAGGCGTGA
- the scpB gene encoding SMC-Scp complex subunit ScpB gives MSEDTYEVPAGPPGVADLDLKPALEAVLMVVDEPATEEHLSKILERPKRQIARALRELADDYTVQRRGFELRYVAGGWRFYTRAEYAPAVERFVLDGQQARLTQAALETLAVVAYRQPVSRSRVSAVRGVNCDGVMRTLLQRGLVAEAGTEPETGAILYVTTNYFLERMGLRGLDELPELAPFLPEAEAIEAETQEAVPSFDPDAPDSEDADDKTEL, from the coding sequence GTGAGCGAGGACACCTACGAGGTGCCGGCGGGGCCGCCGGGCGTCGCCGACCTCGATCTGAAGCCGGCCCTGGAGGCCGTCCTGATGGTCGTGGACGAGCCCGCGACCGAGGAGCACCTGTCGAAGATCCTGGAGCGGCCCAAGCGGCAGATCGCCAGGGCGCTCAGGGAACTGGCCGACGACTACACCGTGCAGCGGCGCGGTTTCGAGTTGCGGTACGTCGCAGGTGGCTGGCGTTTCTACACCCGCGCCGAGTACGCCCCGGCCGTGGAGCGGTTCGTCCTGGACGGCCAGCAGGCCCGGCTCACCCAGGCGGCGCTGGAGACGCTGGCGGTGGTCGCGTACCGCCAGCCGGTCAGCCGCAGCCGGGTCTCCGCGGTGCGCGGAGTGAACTGTGACGGTGTGATGCGCACCCTTCTCCAGCGGGGTCTGGTCGCGGAGGCGGGCACGGAACCCGAAACAGGTGCGATCCTGTACGTGACGACGAACTACTTTCTGGAGCGGATGGGCCTGCGCGGTCTGGACGAGCTCCCGGAGCTCGCGCCCTTCCTCCCGGAGGCGGAGGCGATCGAGGCCGAGACCCAGGAAGCCGTACCGTCGTTCGATCCGGACGCCCCGGATTCCGAGGACGCAGACGACAAGACGGAACTTTGA
- a CDS encoding NUDIX domain-containing protein, translated as MDYDKYAHEPFAVTVDLAVLTVAEGALHALLVERGQEPYAGHWALPGGFVHPDESAETAARRELAEETGLSDVSGLHLEQLRTYSEPDRDPRMRVVSVAFAALLPDPPEPHGGSDAAEARWVPYDKAGPLAFDHDRILADAHELVGAKLEYTCLATAFCPPEFTLGELQQVYETVWGTTLDRPNFRRKVLATPGFVEAVPGAARLTGGRGKPAALYRAGPATALHPPLLRPSPEGRPA; from the coding sequence GTGGACTACGACAAGTACGCCCACGAACCCTTCGCCGTCACCGTCGACCTCGCCGTCCTCACCGTCGCGGAAGGCGCCCTGCACGCGCTGCTCGTCGAGCGGGGGCAGGAGCCGTACGCCGGACACTGGGCGCTGCCCGGCGGGTTCGTGCACCCGGACGAGTCCGCGGAGACGGCGGCCCGGCGCGAACTCGCCGAGGAGACCGGGCTGTCGGACGTCTCCGGGCTGCATCTGGAACAGCTGCGGACCTACAGCGAGCCCGACCGCGACCCCCGGATGCGGGTCGTCTCCGTCGCGTTCGCCGCGCTGCTCCCCGACCCGCCCGAGCCGCACGGCGGCAGCGACGCGGCCGAGGCCCGCTGGGTGCCGTACGACAAGGCGGGGCCGCTCGCCTTCGACCACGACCGCATCCTGGCCGACGCCCATGAACTCGTGGGAGCCAAGCTCGAGTACACCTGCCTCGCCACCGCCTTCTGCCCGCCCGAGTTCACCCTCGGCGAGCTCCAGCAGGTGTACGAGACCGTGTGGGGCACCACCCTCGACCGGCCCAACTTCCGCCGCAAGGTGCTCGCCACGCCCGGCTTCGTCGAGGCCGTCCCCGGCGCCGCACGTCTGACCGGCGGCCGCGGCAAACCGGCCGCGCTCTACCGCGCGGGACCGGCCACCGCCCTGCACCCCCCTCTCCTCCGACCGTCCCCGGAAGGACGCCCCGCATGA
- a CDS encoding Rieske (2Fe-2S) protein, with protein MTHSPTRRTILLTTGAAALTVGCGEYGNENSDSGSSSVEAGTELAKTSEIPVGGGKIFKDEKVVVTQPKEGEFKAFSDICTHQGCQVTSVSGGTINCPCHGSKFNITDGSVANPPANKPLPEKQIKVSGDSIQLA; from the coding sequence ATGACGCACAGCCCGACGCGGCGCACGATCCTTCTCACGACGGGCGCGGCCGCGCTGACCGTCGGCTGCGGCGAGTACGGCAACGAGAACAGCGACTCCGGGTCCAGTTCGGTGGAGGCCGGCACCGAACTGGCGAAGACCAGCGAGATCCCGGTCGGCGGCGGGAAGATCTTCAAGGACGAGAAGGTCGTCGTCACCCAGCCGAAGGAGGGCGAGTTCAAGGCCTTCTCGGACATCTGCACCCACCAGGGCTGCCAGGTGACCAGCGTGTCCGGCGGCACGATCAACTGCCCCTGCCACGGCAGCAAGTTCAACATCACGGACGGCTCGGTGGCCAACCCGCCGGCCAACAAGCCGCTGCCCGAGAAGCAGATCAAGGTCAGCGGGGACTCGATCCAGCTCGCCTAG
- a CDS encoding TIGR03086 family metal-binding protein, which yields MSAGELLERSLAYSLGSVAGTKAVSLGRATPCAEWNLEELLGHLDDSLDALYEGLTGGRIGLLPHADRVCGFRTRACAVLGAWAAGPPEDVLVGERPLDVRVMAAVGAVEITVHGWDVARACGQQWPIPEGLAAELLSVAQCVVGEEDRGVRFAEPVAVPSRARPETRLLAFLGRRL from the coding sequence ATGAGCGCCGGGGAACTGCTGGAGCGCTCGCTGGCCTATTCGCTGGGCAGCGTGGCGGGGACGAAGGCCGTGAGCCTCGGCAGGGCCACGCCGTGTGCCGAGTGGAATCTCGAGGAGTTGCTGGGCCATCTCGACGACTCCCTGGACGCGCTGTACGAGGGGCTGACCGGCGGGCGGATCGGCCTGCTCCCGCACGCCGACCGGGTCTGCGGCTTCCGCACGCGCGCGTGTGCCGTGCTCGGCGCCTGGGCCGCCGGCCCGCCGGAGGACGTGCTGGTGGGTGAACGGCCGCTGGACGTGCGGGTGATGGCCGCCGTCGGCGCCGTCGAGATCACCGTGCACGGGTGGGACGTGGCCCGGGCCTGCGGACAGCAGTGGCCCATTCCGGAGGGCCTCGCGGCCGAACTGCTCTCCGTCGCCCAGTGCGTGGTGGGGGAGGAGGACCGGGGCGTGCGGTTCGCCGAACCGGTCGCCGTGCCGTCCCGCGCGCGGCCTGAGACACGGCTTCTCGCCTTCCTGGGGCGGCGCCTCTAG
- a CDS encoding ADP-ribosylglycohydrolase family protein yields MTTILTKRAATGTLVGLALGDALGFPTEFNDVRSILAKCGPWREMELCTPAVVSDDTQMTLAVGRGLRAAMDRGVLGPEMAEPVRREFIAWNRSPENNRAPGNTCLRACDLLERTDLPWQHASQIGSKGCGANMRVAPVGLVPGLSEEQRAGAAQLQSALTHGHPTALAASDLTARGVRLLLQGAEPGELVGLLRTYALVNRGQYHERWLGDLWTHSHDATPGQFMARGWDECLAILDRLDDAVRTASPEEDPCLATGAGWIAEEALATGLLCFLQFPDAPLTALRRAACSSGDSDSIACLTGAFAGAHLGADAWPAEWADRIEYGSELVTLGALWDA; encoded by the coding sequence ATGACCACGATCCTGACCAAACGCGCCGCCACCGGAACACTCGTCGGCCTCGCCCTCGGGGACGCCCTCGGCTTCCCGACCGAGTTCAACGACGTGCGGTCGATCCTCGCCAAGTGCGGGCCGTGGCGGGAGATGGAGCTGTGCACGCCGGCCGTCGTCAGCGACGACACCCAGATGACGCTCGCGGTGGGAAGGGGGCTGCGCGCGGCGATGGACCGGGGTGTGCTCGGGCCCGAGATGGCGGAACCGGTCCGTCGGGAGTTCATCGCGTGGAACCGCTCCCCGGAGAACAACCGCGCCCCCGGCAACACCTGTCTCAGGGCCTGCGACCTGCTGGAGCGCACCGATCTGCCCTGGCAGCACGCCAGCCAGATCGGCTCCAAGGGCTGCGGCGCCAACATGCGCGTGGCACCCGTCGGACTCGTCCCCGGCCTCAGTGAGGAACAGCGCGCGGGCGCCGCCCAGTTGCAGTCCGCGCTCACCCACGGCCACCCGACCGCGCTCGCCGCCTCCGACCTCACCGCGCGTGGCGTGCGGCTGCTCCTGCAGGGAGCCGAGCCGGGCGAACTGGTCGGGCTGCTGCGGACGTACGCCCTGGTGAACCGGGGGCAGTACCACGAGCGTTGGCTCGGCGACCTGTGGACTCACAGCCACGATGCGACGCCCGGGCAGTTCATGGCCCGGGGCTGGGACGAGTGCCTGGCGATCCTCGACCGGCTCGACGACGCCGTGCGCACCGCCTCGCCCGAGGAGGACCCGTGTCTGGCCACCGGGGCGGGCTGGATCGCCGAAGAAGCCCTGGCGACCGGGCTGTTGTGCTTCCTGCAGTTCCCCGACGCGCCGCTGACGGCCCTGCGGCGGGCCGCGTGCAGCTCCGGCGACTCCGACTCGATCGCCTGCCTGACGGGCGCCTTCGCAGGCGCCCACCTGGGGGCGGACGCCTGGCCGGCCGAGTGGGCCGACCGCATCGAGTACGGCAGCGAGCTGGTGACACTCGGGGCGCTCTGGGACGCCTAG
- a CDS encoding pseudouridine synthase — translation MRSSSGRNSSGNNGGSRGGNSGGRGGSSGGRGNYRGAGNDRDDKQGGRPKRPRPEERRYDVGPDATHEGPKSGRGASARGGAKGGPKQGQSTGRGRSVPATSREYEARAEERNRERYAGKKDVKPPKTFPGAEQEGERLQKILARAGYGSRRACEELIEQARVEVNGEIVLEQGKRVDPEKDEVRVDGLTVATQSYQFFSLNKPAGVVSTMEDNEGRQCLGDYVTNRETRLFHVGRLDTETEGVILLTNHGELAHRLTHPKYGVKKVYLAHIVGPIPRDLGKQLKDGIQLEDGYAKADHFRVVEQTGKNYLVEVTLHEGRKHIVRRMLAEAGFPVDKLVRVAFGPITLGDQKSGWLRRLSNTEVGMLMKEVDL, via the coding sequence ATGCGAAGCAGCAGCGGCAGGAACAGCAGCGGAAACAACGGCGGGAGCCGTGGTGGCAACAGCGGCGGCCGCGGCGGGAGCAGCGGTGGCCGCGGTAACTACCGCGGGGCCGGGAACGACCGCGACGACAAGCAGGGGGGCCGGCCGAAGAGGCCCCGTCCCGAGGAGCGTCGCTACGACGTGGGCCCCGACGCCACCCACGAGGGACCGAAGTCCGGGCGCGGTGCCTCCGCGCGCGGCGGTGCCAAGGGCGGGCCGAAGCAGGGCCAGAGCACCGGGCGCGGCCGTTCGGTGCCGGCGACCTCCCGCGAGTACGAGGCGCGGGCCGAGGAGCGCAACCGTGAGCGGTACGCCGGCAAGAAGGACGTGAAGCCGCCGAAGACCTTCCCGGGCGCCGAGCAGGAGGGCGAGCGGCTGCAGAAGATCCTCGCGCGCGCGGGCTACGGCTCGCGCCGGGCCTGCGAGGAGCTCATCGAGCAGGCGCGGGTCGAGGTCAACGGCGAGATCGTCCTGGAGCAGGGCAAGCGGGTCGACCCCGAGAAGGACGAGGTCAGGGTCGACGGCCTGACCGTGGCGACGCAGTCGTACCAGTTCTTCTCGCTGAACAAGCCCGCCGGTGTCGTCTCGACGATGGAGGACAACGAGGGCCGGCAGTGCCTCGGGGACTACGTCACCAACCGTGAGACGCGGCTCTTCCACGTGGGGCGGCTCGACACCGAGACCGAGGGCGTCATCCTGCTCACCAACCACGGCGAGCTGGCCCACCGGCTGACCCACCCCAAGTACGGCGTGAAGAAGGTCTACCTCGCGCACATCGTGGGCCCGATCCCGCGCGACCTGGGCAAGCAGCTCAAGGACGGCATCCAGCTGGAGGACGGGTACGCGAAGGCGGACCACTTCCGGGTCGTCGAGCAGACCGGCAAGAACTACCTCGTCGAGGTCACCCTGCACGAGGGCCGCAAGCACATCGTCCGCCGCATGCTCGCCGAGGCGGGCTTCCCGGTCGACAAGCTGGTGCGGGTCGCCTTCGGGCCCATCACCCTGGGCGACCAGAAGTCGGGCTGGCTGCGGCGGCTGTCCAACACCGAGGTCGGCATGCTGATGAAGGAAGTCGACCTGTAG
- the cmk gene encoding (d)CMP kinase, with translation MENGAAQPVIVAIDGPSGTGKSSTSKAVAAQLGLSYLDTGAQYRAITWWMVTNGIDIDDPSAIAAVAGKAEIVSGTDPENPTITVDGTDVAGPIRTQEVTSKVSAVSAVPEVRARITELQRSLATSAEKGMVVEGRDIGTTVLPDADLKVFLTASPEARAARRSGELKGADVNATREALIKRDAADSSRKTSPLAKADDAVEVDTTELTLAQVIECVVTLVEEKRAGK, from the coding sequence GTGGAAAACGGCGCCGCCCAGCCCGTGATTGTCGCCATAGACGGCCCCTCCGGCACGGGCAAGTCGAGCACCTCGAAGGCTGTCGCCGCGCAGCTGGGTCTGAGCTACCTGGACACCGGGGCCCAGTACCGGGCGATCACCTGGTGGATGGTGACCAACGGGATCGACATCGACGACCCCTCCGCGATCGCCGCCGTGGCGGGCAAGGCGGAGATCGTCTCCGGCACCGACCCGGAGAACCCGACGATCACGGTGGACGGCACCGACGTGGCCGGTCCGATCCGGACCCAGGAGGTCACCTCCAAGGTCAGCGCGGTGAGCGCCGTGCCCGAGGTGCGGGCCCGGATCACCGAGCTGCAGCGGTCGCTGGCGACCTCGGCGGAGAAGGGCATGGTCGTCGAGGGGCGGGACATCGGCACGACCGTGCTGCCCGACGCCGACCTCAAGGTCTTCCTCACCGCCTCGCCCGAGGCCCGCGCCGCGCGCCGCAGCGGGGAGCTCAAGGGTGCCGACGTCAACGCCACTCGCGAGGCCCTGATCAAGCGGGACGCGGCCGACTCCAGCCGGAAGACCTCGCCGCTCGCCAAGGCGGACGACGCGGTCGAGGTGGACACCACCGAGCTCACCCTCGCGCAGGTCATCGAGTGTGTCGTCACCCTCGTCGAGGAGAAGCGGGCCGGGAAGTGA
- a CDS encoding prephenate dehydrogenase translates to MRTALVVGTGLIGTSAALALAGRGVTVHLADHDPEQARTAAALGAGTDEAPAGPVDLAIVAAPPAHVAGVLADAMRRGVARGYIDVASVKGGPRRELEGLGLDLSSYIGTHPMSGREKSGPLAASGDLFEGRPWVLTPTRDTDTEVLNLALELVSHCRAVPVVMDADAHDRAVALVSHMPHLVSSMVAARLEHAEEAAVRLCGQGIRDVTRIAASDPGMWIDILSANPGPVADLLSDVAGDLEETVRALRALQSADEAKRLEGTSGIEDMLRRGNAGQVRVPGKHGSAPRVYEVVAVLIDDQPGQLARIFADAGRAGVNIEDVRIEHATGQQAGLVQLMVEPSAAPVLAASLRERGWAIRQ, encoded by the coding sequence GTGAGGACCGCACTCGTCGTCGGGACCGGACTGATCGGGACGTCCGCCGCGCTGGCGTTGGCGGGGCGGGGCGTCACCGTCCACCTCGCCGACCACGATCCCGAGCAGGCCCGTACGGCCGCCGCGCTCGGAGCGGGTACGGACGAGGCGCCCGCGGGGCCCGTCGACCTCGCGATCGTCGCCGCACCGCCCGCGCATGTGGCCGGGGTGCTCGCCGACGCGATGCGGCGCGGGGTGGCTCGCGGATACATCGACGTGGCCAGCGTGAAGGGCGGGCCGCGGCGGGAGCTGGAAGGGCTGGGGCTCGACCTCTCCTCGTACATCGGTACGCATCCGATGTCCGGGCGGGAGAAGTCCGGACCGCTGGCCGCCTCCGGCGATCTCTTCGAGGGGCGACCCTGGGTGCTGACCCCCACCCGGGACACCGACACCGAGGTGCTCAATCTCGCGCTGGAGCTGGTCTCGCACTGTCGTGCCGTGCCGGTGGTCATGGACGCCGACGCCCACGACCGTGCTGTGGCGCTTGTCTCGCACATGCCTCACCTGGTGTCCAGCATGGTCGCCGCGCGGCTCGAGCACGCCGAGGAGGCCGCCGTACGCCTGTGTGGGCAGGGGATCCGGGATGTGACCCGGATCGCCGCGTCGGATCCCGGGATGTGGATCGACATCCTCTCCGCGAACCCGGGGCCGGTGGCCGATCTGCTCTCCGATGTCGCCGGGGATCTGGAGGAGACGGTGCGGGCGCTGCGGGCGTTGCAGTCCGCGGACGAGGCGAAGCGGCTCGAGGGCACGTCCGGGATCGAGGACATGCTGCGGCGGGGGAACGCCGGGCAGGTCCGGGTGCCCGGCAAACACGGGTCCGCTCCTCGGGTGTACGAGGTCGTGGCCGTGCTCATCGACGACCAGCCGGGGCAGCTGGCCCGCATCTTCGCGGATGCCGGGCGGGCGGGGGTCAATATCGAGGATGTGCGGATCGAGCATGCGACCGGGCAGCAGGCGGGGCTGGTGCAGCTGATGGTCGAGCCGTCGGCGGCGCCGGTGCTGGCGGCGTCGTTGCGGGAGCGGGGCTGGGCCATCCGGCAGTAG
- a CDS encoding DUF6529 family protein, producing the protein MTVDPNAATQSWPSPEPERRPGPARYLIPALVAAAVAVALGAYGKVHDPTGTAFNLAGFSSTGAVKSWLATVAFFFALVQLVSALMVYGKLPGPSWSATLHRWSGRVAFLVAVPVAVHCLYALGFQSYESRVLWHSLLGCFFFGVFSAKMLLLRSERLPGWLLPIVGGLVFTALTILWLTSALWFFRTFGVTT; encoded by the coding sequence ATGACCGTCGACCCTAACGCGGCCACCCAGAGCTGGCCCTCGCCCGAACCCGAGCGCCGTCCCGGCCCGGCCCGCTATCTGATCCCCGCCCTCGTGGCCGCCGCGGTGGCCGTCGCCCTGGGCGCGTACGGCAAGGTCCACGACCCGACGGGGACGGCCTTCAACCTCGCCGGCTTCAGCAGCACGGGCGCGGTGAAGTCGTGGCTCGCGACGGTCGCGTTCTTCTTCGCGCTCGTGCAGCTCGTCTCGGCCCTGATGGTGTACGGCAAGCTGCCGGGCCCGAGCTGGTCCGCCACCCTGCACCGCTGGTCCGGCCGCGTGGCCTTCCTGGTCGCGGTGCCGGTCGCGGTGCACTGTCTGTACGCGCTGGGCTTCCAGTCGTACGAATCACGCGTTCTGTGGCACTCCCTCCTGGGTTGCTTCTTCTTCGGTGTGTTCAGTGCCAAGATGCTGCTGCTCCGCTCGGAGCGACTTCCCGGCTGGCTGCTGCCGATCGTGGGCGGGCTCGTCTTCACCGCGCTCACGATCCTCTGGCTGACCTCGGCCCTCTGGTTCTTCCGCACCTTCGGAGTCACGACATGA